In Theileria annulata chromosome 3, complete sequence, *** SEQUENCING IN PROGRESS ***, the sequence GTTATTGACATTCTGTTCAACGGCTTCTTCTGGCGTCAAATTATGCTTTTTAGAGTATAGCTGTGTTGGTATCCCAAAGCTATCATAGCCCATAGGGTTAAGCACGTTGAACCCCTTTAACCTTTTATAACGCGCTATCACGTCCACCACTGTATAACCTAGCAAATGGCCAACATGTAACCCTTTGCCTGATACATACGGGATCATACTAAGTATATAGTACTTCTTATCCTTGTCCATAGCAGTATGAACATCAGTACTGGAGGTATCTACACTTTTATACAAATCACGCTGatcaattttatcaacATTTGCATCATTTACATTATATGGAGTAGTTGGTAAACAGGCATCATAAGATGCTGTATCATCTGGATTATATGGTACATTGTTACTTAATTTGGGTTGAATTGGTTTATACAAATCATTGGATTCCCAATACTTTTGCCAAATATTCTCGTAAACTCCAAAATCATATGGTACTTCCGAATCCACATCATTACTCCTCAATAATTTACCAAActtattaaaattctttaacTGATGGAATTGAGGGCTAAAATTGACAAATTGATTGAATTTAGGGTTAAAACTGTTGGAATTCGAAAAGATAaagaaatgtgtaaaattgaagaaaattctCCTTTTCGATCTAAAGCTAAGGGGAACACAATCTAGACTAGGGAGTGAAATGTAAACAATGACAATGATATTAAGAATCCCAAAAAACATTTATGGAATCCAACTTCACAACCTCACAACACATCAGCACATTATACACAAacatacacattttaactaaattttattattttaaacaattttgaattcttttattaattttaatatttgattgttttatattttaaattaaatttaagtattttaagacaatgaattaaattttaaaatttttaataatttctgAATTTTTGAGAAGCTGCTAGAAAATTCAACaaacaaatttttttaCCTTTTTTTAACGAAgctaattttttatttaatattttaatgggattatatataatattttaatgttttgtttaatattttatttaattctttgATTATTCTGAAATAGTGAAATGAGTTTTTTTAACGAACCTTATGATGTTCAGCTCATTCTAGGACTAACTCTCGTCGGAGTTCCAGATTCATGGTAACACaaacatttatttagtaaataaaaatgaaataacCACTGATAATATAGTAGTTTGATCAACTAtaactatttatatattaagtagttGATTCTAGATAATGATTGATATAGGGATGATGAAAAGTTGGCTGGGTATATGAAAAGTTACAGCTACGCTTTTGGGTCAAATGAAGTCTCAATAATGTCAGTTTTTATAGAAAATGCAGGTAAATCGGAACGTAAAGCACACATCACTTGCAATAATCTCTACTCGAAACAAGTAATCCATTAGTCTATTTTAGGCTCAAATATACTCTGATTTAGCCTCAACTGTTATGTATTGAATTGTTATTTGAGGCTTGATCAAAAGGTTAAATTATGTTTGTAGAAATTACTGAAGATAAGATTGATTCCGGTGATCTGCGGTGAAGAGAGTAAATTTTGCCAAATAATTACTGTTAGGCCCTACTGTTTTTGGATGTCGTTTAACCCTGATTCTTACCCGGTGCCTTACATGCTTCCCAAGTACGGATCACAGGACCTCTCCTATGAACTCGTCGAGGCGAAGATGTTATTACACAAAAACAACATTCATCCGTCAATTGTTACTTGCCTTATGGAACTCAATTTATTGCCTAAAGGTACGGAATTGAGTCCAGGGGATTTGTGCTACCCAGTTTTGTGGTCCTATTTATCTATTTATTCCCGGCCTGAGCCACTcttaacatttatttactattattttatttaaatttagtatACTATTAGTGGTAAGTAAGGTTGTCGGTAGATATCGTTAATAATTGATTAATATAGATGGAGGGTATTGGAGTGCGTCAGAGGCGATAGTAATTTGGTTAGGTTTAAAAGAGGAAAATCCGACATTGTACAACTTTTTGGAGGAGATGTTGTCGAAGATAAAGATGACGGCATCTACCTTTGAGCCCTACCCGTACGAAGTCGACGACGAACTAGTCTACGCCCCAAGATGGGAACAACTCTTAATACAATACAACAACGATTTCCTCTGGCCTTGGGAAGATATTAATACatacaataaattacacattaaacCAAAAGGTAATTGTATCTCGagttttatttatttattgataCTATAGTTACATAGTTAGTAGTAAggatatttaaatattcgTATGTATAATCTAATGGAGAGCTAGTGAGAAGAAAGAACAAGAAGATAGGTTGTATAAGGTATGAAAGTAGTAGGAAGCGTTGGGTAGTTGACTTGTCATTAGAGGGTCGAAGACTTCAGAAATGCTTCCACGAGTCGTACTACGGGCTTGTCGGGGGTTTAGCAGAGGCACTCAAGTGGCGTTTGGAGTACCTAAGGAACAGAAACAAGGAACCAACAGCGGAGTCTGAACTTAAAAGTATCTCCGACGTGTTGGACAAAGTCTTTCAAATCGACGTCGACAACAGCCAAAAAATGCTCCTCATTGAGGTCTTAAAGAGGCCAGTCGAGGGCTTCGAACAGGTCTGTCCAAGGGAACAAATCGAGCAACTCATAGCAGAAAAAATACAAAGGAAAGATAACtcatataattttttaaattgaaaatacACTTAGTACACAGATTTCAAatattaggtatataacaatattatGAGTTATTAAGCAATAAGGATGtatttatagtatataaataagaatatttgtggagaaaaatgaaaaatgaaaaaattaaaataaattaaataatagaagaacactattttaattattgtgttaacatttttaataacaatagtcatttacattattttattttcattttacaTAAGTTAATTAACCACTCAATGTGccatattatatactataatgGCCCCTATTCTGGAGCAATTTATTGAATGTACCTCCATATCactattttacacattttttacTCAATTCctaatatttgtttaaatttaataaataccatattaaaaatataataaaaataatgaaattcCTGTAATTAGTGTTTAGGTAGTGTATTTGTTATATCCGTTGATGGTAGGGTGTTTGTCGGTGTACTGAAGGGGTTTGACCAACTGACGAATCTGGTACTGTACAACTGTTTGGAGCGAGTTTATCACCCCGACGCGCCAGTAGAGGAATTGGAGCTTGGAATCTACCTTTTACGCGGCGATAACATGTACCGTATATATAttactttatttattcaaattataaattttttaaatttagtgTACTGGTTGGAGAAGTCGATGTTGACGTTGATAGAAGCATGTCTGGCATTGAAGCGTTGCCCATAAAACCAgtaatatactaattttttacacaaatACTCTACTAGCTATTTTAAACCCGAGTTGTCGAGATTAATAGGAGCGTATTGGTAATTTATTGAAGAAGCAGTTGACCACATATTTGGTGCCTGAAGTTGGAGTTGTTCCAGCATGGATCAACCTCTCGTCCATCTCGCCTGAATCCGTGACATTTCTCCACAAAACACCGCTGTTTGCAATGGGACTTAACCCTATTCCAATCTCAGGAAACACAGTTTCGCCTCCTTCAACATCTATtcattcattattaatagtgATACTATATGTAACTCTGTAACATGGAGAAAGTTGCTTTTGagataaataaatgatacTATTGAGGTAGAGTAAAAGAGTGTGTGATCTAAACGAGCCGTCGTGGTGTTCCTTGAAATAGTCACCAGGCGTATACTTAACCATCACAAGTTTTTCAAGGTACTTGACGTCAATTCCAGCCACCAGTGCGACACGCTCCTCAACTTTACTTATCACCTCATCCTCATAATGCTCAAAAATTATACTCTTACTCTTACGAGTTCTACTGACCAACGTTTTATATTCTTCCTAAACATTGGTTATAATTTCCTCTAAAGGTGTAACTAGTTGTGTAAGTTGATATACTAGTCAAAAGAGATAACTGgcaataattttatagtaTTTATCTGTTTAAGGTGAAATAAGTGAAATGATACGGGAAGAGAATGTGTAGAACCGATAGAAGTTTGTGAGTTTACCCAACGATTATTGTcgaaattaattaaataattgacCCAATCTTCGTTTAAAATGTTCAGAATGATGGAAATTTGAGGGTCaaaaagtatataaaatttactcAAAACCACCTCCTCACCCTCGTCATTGTTGATTATTAGGCTACTTTCTTTATAGTATCTAATTATTAACTTATCTTCACAGTTTTGAACAACGTTtcttatatttttaaaagattttaaGGTACAAATTTTCTCTAAATTATCACCTAGCTCATCGTTTTTATCAAGTTGAACATCTATCACTTTATTCATTTAGTACATAATTAATGTgtagtataattattaaaataaaccATGAAATTTTGtagaaaattaagaaaGCTGAGtaaaaagtataaaataaataataaataatgaaaactaaataataaatagtttaaaataattagacAAATTAGGTGCCAATGAAGTTTTTGATGAAAaatcttaaaattaataaactaCACAATAGGTTAGTGTTGTGTAGTggaaaataaatcaaatgtGTGCCAATAATGACTAGTGTACCATGGAATAAGATTCTTTCAACCCCCATATTAACACTAATAATAACATCCTCCAGgctattatttatttactacGAGAATATTTTCAGCTTACATTTTCCAGATTATACAGAATTgatgataatattattatatgataaatttttttcaaaaaacCCATAAACATTGcaattaatataaacacaatttaaaataaccTAGATTTATAAAACTTAAAATGGGGAAGTTCAGGgatataattcatattttcatttgtttattaattttgttcAATTCTGGATCCTTTTTGTACGGATCGAATCCGTTTTGTGAAGCCAAAAGTGAAGCAGATGAAGTTAAAGTCCTGACTGATGATACCTTCGATAAATTCCTGGCCGAAAATAAGTTGGTTATGGTCAAATTCTACGCTGACTGGTATGTTTTACAGTCCTTCTTGGATACTGGGCcttatatatagttaaattatatgtttGTGAGTGTAGTAATACAAGTTAACTGGTATGACTTTTAGGTGTGTACATTGTAAGAATTTGGCTCCGGAATATTCAAAGGCAGCTAAGATGCTTAAAGATGAGAACTCGGATGTCGTCTTTGCGAAGGTCAGGAACGAAGAGGGCGTGAATCTCATGGAACGCTTCAATGTCAGAGGCTTTCCAACACTCTATTTCTTTAAAAGCGGAACAGAAATTGAATATCCAGGCTCAAGAGATGTTAgtttcaaattaataatataaatactattagtgatttaaaaacaaaccataattatatttatatataaataaataatataaagtgtataattaattataggCGAGTGGGTTAGTGTCGTGGGTTAAGGAGTTGTCGACACCCGGAGTCAAGTTTGTGGAAGACGCTTCAGAGTTGCCATTGGACAAAGTTTTTGTTGTCTCATATTCAGACTACACTTTGTCAGATCTTGACTCAGGATCAGTCTCACCACTCTTCCTCAAATTCGTTAAGGAATCTGATAAGTATCGCTCATACTTTGGTTTCTACAACCTGCCACACAGCCGCAAGGACAAAAGTGTCTGGAACAAGTGGCGTTCAACTGAAGAGTGGTCAAAGTGGAAAGAGTTTTCCCAAAAACATAGTGATTTGAAGGAACTAACAGAAGCCTTGAGTAGGCAAGAAGAAGAGTATAAGAAAAGAGAACCTAAAGAAGAATTTGTAGTACATCAGCCCTCAGAAGGTTATACATTATTTGAAGGAAGCACCGAAGAAGAACTTGAGAAGTTTCTCTCCAGGGAAACCTTACCACTATTTGCAGAAATTGACCAGGAAAACTACATGAGGTTCATAACCTCTGGCATGGATTTGGTCTGGTTCTGCGGAACAAAGTCAGACTACGACAAATATAAGGACGTTTTCACAAAGGTGGCAAGAGTACTCCGTCACAAAAGCACCTTCGTCTGGGTTGATTCAGAGAAGTTTGGAACAATAAAGGAGGTGTTTTTACTCACCCAACTGCCCGCAGTTGCATACCAGACACCCACAGGCCGTTATTTATTACAACCAAATGCTGAAGGTATATTATTGGAAAATAGTTATTATTTATGACAAAACatagttaatttagttaaaataaataaaaataaaaataaataatttgtagaATCAGTGAAAGGAACAAAGTCGTATAATTTTGAGACGTTCGACTCACTGCTCGAATTCTACCACGATGTGAAGGTAGGATTGGTGCCAAAATCAGTAAGAAGTGAGGAAGAACCAAAGGATAACGATGGGCCAGTTAAAGTTGTAGTTGGAAACACACTAGAGAAGTTGTTTGACTTAAAGAAGAACGTACTTTTGATGATCCACGCACCGCATTGCCAACACTGCAAGAACTTCTTGCCAGTGTACCAAGAGTTCGCAACAGTGAACAAGGACAACGACTCTCTGATCGTTGCCACCTTCAACGGCGATGCAAACGAGTCGAGCATGGAGGAGGTCAACTGGGACTCCTTCCCGACTCTACTCTATTTCAAGGCAGGCGAGCGAGTCCCGGTAAAGTTCGCAGGAGAACGCACAGCCGAAGGCCTAAGAGAGTTTGTTACGCAAAACGGCGGATTCGTCGAAGATATCCACACTGAACTATAACCTGTAAAATTCCTCAATATATTTCATACATTcattatacaaataaatttgaatagaatcataaattttatattcatcaatacaatattattaggtTAGGaggataataattttgagtAATTGGTAGAAGGTGTGGAATCTCAATTCTTGATATAGGGTAATTTCTCAAGATATCgcaaaaattaacaaatatcgaatacattaataaataagtaaattatagtgtaaattattggaAAATGTGAAATTAAATTGTGCAAGATTTAAAGGATGAAACTTACCGGGTAACTAATGGTTTACACATACGATGTAGATTCCAGGAGTACATGATATTCGTTATGAAGCCGATGCTTAAGGTGGACCACATGGCCCTGATAATGGATGGGAACAGAAGGTACGCAAAGAATCTCAACTTGCAACAATCCCAGGGACATCTAAACGGCTTCAATAAACTCCTAGAAGTACAAACACTCAAATATACACAtagtttatttatatatagtttgattaataatttgttctAGATACTGGAGTTTAGTAGCCTGGTTGGATTGAAGGTGATAACGATATTTGCCTTCTCTCTGTTAAACTTTAGCAGGACTCGGAAGGAAATCTCAGACCTACTCAATCTTTTTGTTGACCCTTCAGGCCCTAAATCTCAACTTGagtatttattatttcattataacTAAATAGATATTTTCATTAGTCAACTgctaatattatatttttggtatttttatctttttcAATGTTAGATGTCTCAAATAGCTTGTTAGGGAATTGTGTGAAAGAATAGGATGTCGAATAAGGTTTTGTGGTGATTTCTCATTTTTAGGCCAAGATATAAAACAGATTTTAAACGATGTTCAGTCGAAAACTAATCATTACAACAAGTAAAACTCTATTTAAGCATCTAATTAACACAGGATGACGTTAAACTTGTGTGCCTCATACGGCGGTAGAAATGAAATTATCAACGCtctaaacaaaattaaccCAAAAAATGATACTAATTCCAGTGATTTTAAGAGTCTAAAAGAGCAAtattatagaaatttatACACTGGTGATTTCACACCTCCAAATCTACTCATTAGAACTTCCGGTGAATCAAGATTATCTGATTTTCTCATCTACCAAGTACCTTAACAGTTTACTCACTTTTATCAGctatttattaatatttcagtgtaaatttaatagtataaaattgtgTAGTGTTCTGAATATACttgtttttattttgtGAAGGAGATGTGGCCTGAGTTGAGTTTCAACAGGTTAATTTGCATATTAATACACTATTCTGTTTTCCAAccaattttaaattgtGTAAACTCGTTCACTAAGTTCATAGATTGGAACAACTAATCTAATAGtttattgtttatttaCGGTTTGTTTGACCTTGAATTTACTTAGTATATTGAAAATGTAATAGTGTATAGGTTGTGATAGACATTAGCTTTTGTTATGGATATTCTGATTTTATGTATTATTACTGTTATGTATTATAATGGACCAGTTATTACCTAAAGGATTATAGTTCAGTGCTAGCCCTTAAAGACAACTCACCTGAGGAATAGCTCAGTTACTATCACTATCACTAAATCGCAACAATGACTACTTCTGCTGCTGATCCTAATCCTACTAAGAATTATAAGCCAGATGATGATGACAAAGCTCTACAGATTGTGGCTTACATGTTTGCTGGTCTAGCTATGATGCTTAATATTAGGCTTTCATACAGTGCTGCACCATTTGCCTTGTTAAGGTTTAAGTTACCTGAGAATCTTTTCAGTGTATTTGTTAGAAGAATTGCTAGTGCGCTAGAGCTTTGGTGTCTGCCTAGCATTGCCGTTGGTAATATTGTGGATATGGCCATGAAACTCTGTACAACAGAAAAGGCCACCTACGACAACAGCTTCCCTGCTAAGCTCAAAGACAACACTGATGAAGAAAAGCTCATCCATACCAAATGGATCAAGTTCAACTGCATCATTGTTCCTTCCATCCTGAATATGTGGTGTGACTTCATAACCTACTACGTCCTGACGGTCAAGCTGAAGCAACCAATTTCAGCTCCGGCGGCAGCAGCAGCAGCGGTCGTCTAACCGCTAGTACCAAATACAATAGTCTCAAAGATTCTGATGACAATGGTCGTCATGCCCGACAACTCTGGCATATACTCCCTTCCGATCAGTATGATCCTAACGATAAACCTCACCCAGAAATAGTTTCTCCTGCACTTATGGTTATTGTTGGTATGGGTCTAGTTTATGCTATTTATCCTGGTATTGCACCTGGTATGATTGTACCATTCTATCTCATTGATAAAATCGAGATGGTACTCCTCATTGCTACAATATTTCCTCCGGTCATTGTTTCCACACTAATCAGAGTCCCTGCTACTCAGCCGTATTCACCTAAATCCGCAAACCAATACGAAACACCAGGACGTACAACAAAACCATTTGGAGGGTGGAGGCACTATCACCTGACTGACGCAGCCCAAGACACCACTCGTGCTGATACCTATAATACGTTCTGGCATTTCATTGATGTCATGATTATCCTTAAGATATCTCTTGCAgcaatatttatttattctttgCATTATAGAGTGACCAAATTGAATGTGGTAGTTAATTGGGATTATTTGGTTTTCTTCTCAATGTTTTTATTATGATAtagtttaatgtttgttctgatggatactgttattttaagtaatatttctgtaatatagtaataacATCTAGGAGTAACATCTAGAAGTACGTTAAAGGCCACTCTTACTACAGTAGTCTTGTACAATCTAGATCACTGCTGTTAGTTGTTTCTAAACAATGCCGAATTGTCCTGTATGTGATAAGCATGCCGGTAAGAATGCTGGTGATGATCCTGGTATGGGTGATGGCTGTTGGTTACTCATGTCTGCTTATATTCTTGCCGGTTTAGCTATGATGCTTAATATTCGACTTTCATATAGTTCTGCTCCATATGCACTTATTAGATTCAAGTTACCTGAGAATCTATTTAGTGTCTTTGTCAGAAGAATGGCCAGTTCTCTGGAACTTTGGTGTCTACCAGGTTTCATACTTACTGACGCAATAGACCTATGTCTTAAAGGATACTGGCACTATTATGACTACAATCAACACTATAATCTCAAAAGCGACGGCGGCCCCGACTACGGCAATCCCAAACACGCTGGTAATCTACACATATCCAGCGGCAGCGACCTCAAACCTGCCAGAGAACATAAGTTCCACTGGATCATAATTCCTTCCATTATTGCTCAGTGGTTAAACTTTGCCACATATGTCATTTTATTGATTGTATATCGTGGTGGTGGTGAGGAAGGTTATTTAACTCGTTTCTATTGGATTATCGCAATATCCGGTTTTGTTTTTGGTATCAGTAATCCAATGGTTTATGCTGTGGACTTTAATTATATTCCTATCTATATTGCTGGTGAAAACTGTTTTCCAGCACTAACCTCATTCATACATTATTTGGCAACTTTGGCTTTTGGTAATAGAAGGAAATGGAACTCTGACTACCTACTTGTCTACATTGATATTTGGGTTGCCATCATAATATCCTTTGTAGCAGCTGCTGTCTGGACAGTAGGATACGGAATCTTCAAAGATACTACAAAAGCTGGTGGTGGTACTGCTCCCTATGGTCACATATTTACATTTGGTTTTGGTAGTACTAATGCCCAGCCATCTTTGGCCGCTCCATTACTGATTGTCCTAGTTGGTATGGGTCTAGTTTATGCTATTTATCCTGGTATTGCACCTGGTATGATTGTACCATTCTATCTCATTGATAAAATCGAGATGGTACTCCTCATTGCTACCATATTTCCACCATTGATTGTTGCTGTACTAAGGAAAACTAGTACTGCATTTGGTGATCCTCGGTCACCAGCATGTGGATGGGATGGTGATAACTTTGGTCAAGGCACTGGTGCATTCTGGCAAGTCTTTGATCTCGTGGTTCCTCTTATGATCATTCTAGCctatatattcatttattctATTCACTATAGAGATTCCAATTTATCTCGTTCCATTGTTAATCAACCTAAGATGTCCACCGCACTCACtatcatattttatatgtgtcaTGAGATCTCACTAGCTGTAGGATTTGCTGGTATGATAGGTAATGGAGCTGAATATACAGTGATAGCTCAGCTAGTAGGCGCATTCTTGATGGTCTTCCTTGCTCTTTATTCAGAGGGTTacattataaaatataagaGCCACGACCACGCACACTGGCCCACAACGGGCATGACTGTGTGGAACGCATTGTGTTACTGGTGTGAAAGGTCAAgtaaaataacaaataaattttttaaacaattaagATTCGCagtatttttcaataaattattcaatagATGTTGATATTGGGGTAAAAAATATTCCACTACTAATCtatgataaattatacaaGTAAATGgattgtaaaataaattaaagatgAGGACGAATGTTGTCTGAGGCTGATGTGAGAACCCACTTACCGTCAGTCTGAGTAAACAGAGCATACCCATCGTGGAAACAAATGCGAAACTCATTAAATTCAGTGTGATAGGTTAAACAGTAAGGGAAAGGAGCGCCCTGCTTGTGACTCCAAATCTTTTTCCC encodes:
- a CDS encoding Tpr-related protein family member, putative (note;~Tap-24g11.q1c.cand.174 - score = 16.66;~11 probable transmembrane helices predicted for TA04465 by TMHMM2.0 at aa 26-48, 77-99, 143-165, 177-199, 204-226, 239-261, 297-319, 332-350, 379-401, 421-443 and 448-470), whose product is MPNCPVCDKHAGKNAGDDPGMGDGCWLLMSAYILAGLAMMLNIRLSYSSAPYALIRFKLPENLFSVFVRRMASSLELWCLPGFILTDAIDLCLKGYWHYYDYNQHYNLKSDGGPDYGNPKHAGNLHISSGSDLKPAREHKFHWIIIPSIIAQWLNFATYVILLIVYRGGGEEGYLTRFYWIIAISGFVFGISNPMVYAVDFNYIPIYIAGENCFPALTSFIHYLATLAFGNRRKWNSDYLLVYIDIWVAIIISFVAAAVWTVGYGIFKDTTKAGGGTAPYGHIFTFGFGSTNAQPSLAAPLLIVLVGMGLVYAIYPGIAPGMIVPFYLIDKIEMVLLIATIFPPLIVAVLRKTSTAFGDPRSPACGWDGDNFGQGTGAFWQVFDLVVPLMIILAYIFIYSIHYRDSNLSRSIVNQPKMSTALTIIFYMCHEISLAVGFAGMIGNGAEYTVIAQLVGAFLMVFLALYSEGYIIKYKSHDHAHWPTTGMTVWNALCYWCERSSKITNKFFKQLRFAVFFNKLFNRC
- a CDS encoding U6 snRNA-associated Sm-like protein, putative (2 probable transmembrane helices predicted for TA04440 by TMHMM2.0 at aa 7-29 and 74-96), with amino-acid sequence MYLHITILHIFYSIPNICSVFVISVDGRVFVGVLKGFDQLTNLVLYNCLERVYHPDAPVEELELGIYLLRGDNMYRIYITLFIQIINFLNLVYWLEKSMLTLIEACLALKRCP
- a CDS encoding Tpr-related protein family member, putative (note;~Tap-24g11.q1c.cand.173 - score = 13.73;~4 probable transmembrane helices predicted for TA04460 by TMHMM2.0 at aa 22-44, 187-209, 224-246 and 291-313) — translated: MTTSAADPNPTKNYKPDDDDKALQIVAYMFAGLAMMLNIRLSYSAAPFALLRFKLPENLFSVFVRRIASALELWCLPSIAVGNIVDMAMKLCTTEKATYDNSFPAKLKDNTDEEKLIHTKWIKFNCIIVPSILNMCSGGSSSSGRLTASTKYNSLKDSDDNGRHARQLWHILPSDQYDPNDKPHPEIVSPALMVIVGMGLVYAIYPGIAPGMIVPFYLIDKIEMVLLIATIFPPVIVSTLIRVPATQPYSPKSANQYETPGRTTKPFGGWRHYHLTDAAQDTTRADTYNTFWHFIDVMIILKISLAAIFIYSLHYRVTKLNVVVNWDYLVFFSMFLL
- a CDS encoding uncharacterized protein (note;~Tap-24g11.q1c.cand.170 - score = 16.13), encoding MSFFNEPYDVQLILGLTLVGVPDSWDDEKLAGYMKSYSYAFGSNEVSIMSVFIENAGKSERKAHITCNNLYSKQKLLKIRLIPVICGEESKFCQIITVRPYCFWMSFNPDSYPVPYMLPKYGSQDLSYELVEAKMLLHKNNIHPSIVTCLMELNLLPKDGGYWSASEAIVIWLGLKEENPTLYNFLEEMLSKIKMTASTFEPYPYEVDDELVYAPRWEQLLIQYNNDFLWPWEDINTYNKLHIKPKGCIRYESSRKRWVVDLSLEGRRLQKCFHESYYGLVGGLAEALKWRLEYLRNRNKEPTAESELKSISDVLDKVFQIDVDNSQKMLLIEVLKRPVEGFEQVCPREQIEQLIAEKIQRKDNSYNFLN
- a CDS encoding dehydrodolichyl diphosphate synthase, putative (note;~Tap-24g11.q1c.cand.172 - score = 9.76); translation: MIFVMKPMLKVDHMALIMDGNRRYAKNLNLQQSQGHLNGFNKLLEILEFSSLVGLKVITIFAFSLLNFSRTRKEISDLLNLFVDPSGPKSQLEELCERIGCRIRFCGDFSFLGQDIKQILNDVQSKTNHYNKMTLNLCASYGGRNEIINALNKINPKNDTNSSDFKSLKEQYYRNLYTGDFTPPNLLIRTSGESRLSDFLIYQVP
- a CDS encoding protein disulfide isomerase, putative (note;~Tap-24g11.q1c.cand.171 - score = 49.51;~1 probable transmembrane helix predicted for TA04450 by TMHMM2.0 at aa 7-26;~Signal peptide predicted for TA04450 by SignalP 2.0 HMM (Signal peptide probability 0.785, signal anchor probability 0.190) with cleavage site probability 0.384 between residues 26 and 27); amino-acid sequence: MGKFRDIIHIFICLLILFNSGSFLYGSNPFCEAKSEADEVKVLTDDTFDKFLAENKLVMVKFYADWCVHCKNLAPEYSKAAKMLKDENSDVVFAKVRNEEGVNLMERFNVRGFPTLYFFKSGTEIEYPGSRDASGLVSWVKELSTPGVKFVEDASELPLDKVFVVSYSDYTLSDLDSGSVSPLFLKFVKESDKYRSYFGFYNLPHSRKDKSVWNKWRSTEEWSKWKEFSQKHSDLKELTEALSRQEEEYKKREPKEEFVVHQPSEGYTLFEGSTEEELEKFLSRETLPLFAEIDQENYMRFITSGMDLVWFCGTKSDYDKYKDVFTKVARVLRHKSTFVWVDSEKFGTIKEVFLLTQLPAVAYQTPTGRYLLQPNAEESVKGTKSYNFETFDSLLEFYHDVKVGLVPKSVRSEEEPKDNDGPVKVVVGNTLEKLFDLKKNVLLMIHAPHCQHCKNFLPVYQEFATVNKDNDSLIVATFNGDANESSMEEVNWDSFPTLLYFKAGERVPVKFAGERTAEGLREFVTQNGGFVEDIHTEL